A window from Toxoplasma gondii ME49 chromosome IX, whole genome shotgun sequence encodes these proteins:
- a CDS encoding hypothetical protein (encoded by transcript TGME49_306050~Signal peptide predicted by SignalP 2.0 HMM (probability 1.000) with cleavage site probability 0.543 at residue 20): MARRLAAAFCAVVLAGSAFSFESAEGLPKSIVDIIKTNPKLSAAREWAEESGILQKVDLSHYGDKVTIVLPSNRAFKELQANHPTWKAQLVSNSEDVETLILFASTDHSVTPEEIKAGKYEDTDSLVSILSEYSSISRSGRLCVSDYTRALPCDDPDSLPCCAKVDLRNVLEAEDGYIYLIDQVLLPQELIDKLED; the protein is encoded by the exons ATGGCGCGTCGATTGGCTGCGGCATTCTGTGCGGTCGTACTTGCCGgttctgcgttctcttttGAATCGGCGGAAGGCCTCCCAAAAAGCATTGTGGATATCATCAAGACTAACCCCAAGCTGTCGGCTGCGCGCGAATGGGCCGAAGAATCTGGAATTCTGCAGAAAGTAGACCTCTCACATTACGGTGACAAAGTGACCATTGTGCTTCCCTCAAACAGAGCCTTCAAAGAGCTACAGGCAAACCATCCCACCTGGAAAGCCCAGCTCGTTAGCAACAGCGAGGACGTCGAGACT CTgattctcttcgcttccacgGATCACAGCGTGACACCAGAGGAAATCAAGGCGGGAAAATACGAGGATACCGATTCACTTGTCTCCATCCTCTCTGAGTATTCTTCAATCTCTCGTAGTGGTCGG CTGTGTGTTTCCGACTACACCCGTGCCCTTCCCTGCGACGACCCCGACAGTCTGCCGTGCTGCGCAAAAGTCGACCTTCGAAATGTATTGGAAGCGGAAGATGGCTATATTTACCTTATTGATCAAGTCCTGCTTCCTCAGGAACTCATTGACAAGCTCGAGGACTAA